A region of the Hydra vulgaris chromosome 12, alternate assembly HydraT2T_AEP genome:
TACATATGAAGCCAAAAACTCATTATCAGAAAATACGTTAGGATTAAAGGGTTCAATTCCTGCCACAGCAAATCCTGCAGAAATGTTAGACAAAGTAAAAGCTTGTGCATAAGCTTTCCTTACAACTGCAGCTATATCATATGTGGTCATTGGTCTTGGATTAGATACAACCCAATTATCATAGGCTGTATTTTAATAACGTTTCAAAGGCCCATAAACTGACCGATCTAATGGCTGCAGCTGGTGACTACAATGTGGTGGAAAGGACAGCATAGTTAtgccattttttttagctaaatctAAACACACAATTGAAACATGGCTCTCATGGTTGTCAAGAAGTAAAAGCACTGGATTAGCTGGTGAACATATTacattttgaattaaatgtttCATCCACTCAAAAAACATTGCACAATTCATCCAGCCAGATGGATTTGCAACCCCAACACATCCAGGTGGACCACCATTTAACATACTTCCTTTGAAATGAActcttggaaaaataaaaaatggagggATTGAGTTTCCTATTGCATTAACTGCACAACAAACTGTTACCAATGTCCCTCTTTTTGCTGAAGTTATCCTTCCAACTTGTTTATCTCCTTTTTCAGCAATTACTTTAACTGGTTTTTGAACGGTTGTAAGACCTGtctcatcaacattatatatgttttgtggCTGAAATTTGTGTCGCAGACCAACATCTTTTAGATTGGTGAAAAATTCTCCGACTGTATAACTATTAAAAGCAGATGCTCGTGCCATACTAGTAGCTTCTGGATTTCGTAAAGATAACTCATTCCTACGTAACATAAAACCACGAAGCCACTGTtcagttatattatataaaagtattaggaggacaaaaaaaacacaaaatataa
Encoded here:
- the LOC136087966 gene encoding uncharacterized protein LOC136087966, translated to MARASAFNSYTVGEFFTNLKDVGLRHKFQPQNIYNVDETGLTTVQKPVKVIAEKGDKQVGRITSAKRGTLVTVCCAVNAIGNSIPPFFIFPRVHFKGSMLNGGPPGCVGVANPSGWMNCAMFFEWMKHLIQNVICSPANPVLLLLDNHESHVSIVCLDLAKKNGITMLSFPPHCSHQLQPLDRSVYGPLKRY